From the Lathyrus oleraceus cultivar Zhongwan6 chromosome 4, CAAS_Psat_ZW6_1.0, whole genome shotgun sequence genome, one window contains:
- the LOC127138585 gene encoding protein AGENET DOMAIN (AGD)-CONTAINING P1 has translation MRPPVKRVDYKIGDKVEVCSNEEGFRGSYYEATIISCLENGKYVVRYKNLLEDDESGSLKETLFPKDLRPSPPHVRSPRKFQLRQKVDVFYNDGWWLGKIVSDKVLTQKGYYYKVYVNNMREAIYYSRKRIRVHHELIHGDWFLEA, from the coding sequence ATGCGCCCACCCGTAAAGAGAGTAGATTACAAAATAGGAGATAAAGTAGAGGTATGCAGCAATGAAGAAGGGTTTAGGGGTTCATATTACGAAGCCACAATTATTTCTTGTCTTGAGAACGGGAAATATGTAGTTCGTTATAAGAACCTtcttgaagatgatgaatctGGATCTCTTAAAGAGACACTTTTTCCAAAGGATCTTCGTCCTTCACCACCACATGTTCGAAGTCCTCGCAAATTTCAACTCCGCCAAAAAGTTGATGTTTTTTATAACGATGGATGGTGGTTAGGAAAAATCGTTAGTGATAAGGTCCTCACGCAAAAGGGTTATTACTATAAGGTGTATGTTAACAATATGCGTGAAGCAATTTACTACTCTCGTAAACGAATTCGTGTACATCATGAGTTGATTCACGGAGATTGGTTCTTGGAAGCTTAA
- the LOC127138587 gene encoding RNA-binding KH domain-containing protein PEPPER has product MATTDLIQNGTLQFQPPVEPISDAVNTLTTDETDSEEKKWPGWPGHCVFRLVVPVLKVGIIIGRKGELIKKTCEETRARIRVLDAPLGTPDRIVLISGKEDLEAPLSPAMDAVIKVFKRVSGLSETDDNNTTSGVAGAAFCSIRLLVASTQAINLIGKQGSSIKTIQENTGASVRVLAGEELPSYVGADERVVELQGETLKVLKALEAVVGHLRKFLVDHSVLPLFEKMSNATISQDRQIDAWAEKPSLRSASQPSTVVDIPPSTKRDYFFADRESQLDSLLSSSTMSYGQDSSISGLRSSAFNRASASIVTTVIQTMQIPLSYAEDIIGVHGTNIDYIRRTSGAILTVQESRVPDEIIVEIKGTSSEVQTAQQLIQEVIANHNETMASSYGRLDSGLRSSYSHLNNSSYPSSSLPSQSYNGYGSSGLGDYSTFRL; this is encoded by the exons ATGGCCACCACCGACCTAATCCAGAACGGAACTTTACAATTTCAACCACCAGTCGAACCAATTTCCGATGCCGTCAACACTTTGACGACTGACGAAACGGATTCCGAAGAGAAGAAATGGCCCGGTTGGCCTGGTCACTGTGTTTTCCGGCTGGTTGTGCCGGTCCTTAAAGTCGGGATCATAATCGGTCGCAAAGGGGAGCTTATCAAGAAGACTTGCGAAGAGACTCGTGCTCGGATTCGTGTTCTTGATGCTCCACTCGGTACTCCTGATCGAATT GTGCTTATTTCGGGGAAGGAAGATTTGGAGGCACCTCTTTCACCTGCAATGGATGCTGTAATAAAGGTTTTTAAACGTGTATCCGGATTAAGTGAAACTGATGACAATAATACAACATCAGGAGTTGCAGGGGCTGCATTTTGTTCCATCCGTTTATTGGTGGCCTCAACACAAGCTATCAATTTGATTGGAAAGCAGGGTTCGTCGATTAAAACTATACAAGAAAATACCGGTGCTTCTGTTAGAGTTTTGGCTGGAG AGGAGCTTCCATCGTATGTCGGTGCCGATGAGAGGGTTGTGGAACTGCAGGGTGAAACTTTAAAGGTCCTTAAAGCTCTGGAAGCAGTAGTCGGGCACCTGAGGAAGTTTTTGGTTGATCATAGTGTTCTTCCCCTATTCGAGAAAATG TCCAATGCAACAATCTCACAAGACCGCCAGATAGATGCCTGGGCAGAGAAACCATCACTGCGTAGTGCTTCACAACCTAGcactgttgttgatattcctcctTCAACAAAAAGGGATTATTTCTTTGCTGACCGTGAAAGTCAATTGGATTCATTGCTCTCTTCCTCGACAATGTCATATGGACAAGATTCTTCAATTTCTGGTCTTCGTTCTTCGGCATTTAATCGTGCCAGTGCTTCCATTGTTACTACA GTAATACAAACAATGCAAATACCACTTTCCTATGCAGAGGACATAATTGGTGTTCATGGGACTAATATTGATTACATCCGCCGTACTAGTGGTGCCATATTGACTGTGCAAGAGAGCAGAGTGCCAGATGAAATCATTGTGGAAATAAAAGGCACCTCCTCTGAAGTTCAAACAGCACAACAATTGATTCAG GAAGTCATAGCTAATCACAACGAAACTATGGCTAGTAGTTATGGCAGGTTAGATTCAGGACTGAGGTCTTCTTACTCCCACTTGAACAACTCTTCATATCCCTCATCTTCGTTGCCATCGCAATCCTACAATGGATATGGATCTTCTGGTCTAGGGGACTATAGTACTTTCAGACTTTAA